CGCTGTTCGCCGACGACCCCGTACGCGGCGAGCGGCTGTGCGCCGAGGCGGCCGGGCTGTACCTCGACTACTCCAAGCACCTGGTGACCGACGAGACCATGGGGCTGCTGCTGGACCTTGCCCGCGAGTCCCGCCTCGAACACCACCGGGACGAGATGTTCCGCGGCGATCGCATCAACGTGTCGGAGAACCGGCGCGTACTGCACATCGCCCTGCGGATGCCCCGTGGCAGCTCCCTGACCGTCGACGGCACCGATGTCGTGGCCGAGGTCCACGGAGTGCTGGACCGGATGGCCGCGTTCTCCGAGCGGGTGCGCTCGGGGCAGTGGCGGGGCGCGACCGGGAAGCCGATCCGCAATGTCGTCAACATCGGCATCGGAGGGTCCGATCTCGGCCCGGTGATGGCGTACGAGGCGCTGCGCCACTACACCAGCCGGGACATGACGTTCCGTTTCGTCTCCAACGTCGACTCCACCGACCTCGTGGAGGCGCTGCACGACCTGTCACCCGACGAGACCCTGTTCATCGTCTCGTCGAAGACCTTCGGCACCCTGGAGACCCTCACCAACGCCCATTCGGCACGGGACTGGCTGGTGGGCCGGCTCGGTGAGGAGGCCGTCGCCCGACACTTCGCGGCCGTGTCCACCAACGCGGCACGGGTCGCCGCCTTCGGTATCGACACCGACAACATGTTCGGCTTCTGGGACTGGGTCGGCGGGCGCTACTCGATGGATTCGGCCATCGGCCTGTCCACCATGCTGGCCATCGGCCCCGAGGCGTTCCGTGAGATGCTCGCCGGCTTCCACGACATGGACGAGCACTTCCGCACCGCTCCGCTGGAGCGGAACCTGCCCGTGCTGATGGGCTTGCTGGCGGTCTGGTACGCGGACTTCTTCGGTGCCCAGACGGTCGGCGTGATGCCGTACGAGCAGTATCTGAGCCGCTTCCCCGCCTATCTCCAGCAGCTCACCATGGAGTCCAACGGCAAGCATGTCACCCTCGGTGGCGAGCGGGTGGACTACGACACCGGGCCGGTCTACTGGGGCGAGCCGGGCACCAATGGCCAGCACAGCTTCTACCAGCTGATGCACCAGGGCACCCGGCTGATCCCGGTCGACCTGATCGGCTTCGGCAAGAGCCTCAACCCGCTGGGCGACCACCACGACATCCTGTCCTCCAACATCTTCGCCCAGGCCCAGGCGCTCGCCTTCGGCCGCACCGAGGAGGAGGTCCGTGCCGAGGGCACCGCCCCCGAGGTCGTGCCGCACCGGGTGATGGAGGGCAACCGGCCGTCCACCGTGCTACTGGCGGAGAAGCTCACACCCCGGGTGCTGGGCCGGCTGGTCGCGCTCTACGAGCACAACGTGTTCACGCAGGGCACCGTCTGGAACATCGACTCCTTCGACCAGTGGGGCGTCGAGCTCGGCAAGGTCCTGGCGGCCGAGATCATCCCGGAACTCACCGCCGAACGGGAGCCGGAACTGCACCACGACTCGTCCACCAACGCACTCATCCGCCACTACCGCGCCCTCAAGAACGGCCACGGAAGCGGCCGCCCGAACGGGCACGGGAACGGGCATCGGAACGGTCACGAGAACGGGGTCGGCCATGACCACTGACACACCCATGCAACTCGGCATGATCGGACTCGGCCGGATGGGCGCCAACCTGGTGCGGCGGCTGATGCGCGACGGCCATCACTGCGTCGTCTTCGACCTGGACACCAAGGCCGTCAAGGAGCTCGAAGGCGAGGGCGCCACCGCGGCCACCTCCCTCCAGGACTTCGTCGGCAAGCTGGAACAGCCACGCAACATCTGGTTGATGCTTCCGGCCGGTGTGGTGCAGAAGACGCTGGACGAACTCGCCGGGCTGCTCGCCAGCGGCGACACCGTCGTCGACGGTGGCAACTCGTACTACCGCGACGACATGGCCCGGGCCCAGGAGCTGGCCCCACGAGGCATCCACTACGTCGACTGCGGTACCTCCGGCGGCGTCTGGGGCCTGGAACGCGGCTACTGCCTGATGATCGGCGGCGACGACGAGGCCGTGGCACGGCTTGACCCGATCTTCCGCACCATCGCCCCGGGCAAGGGACTGGCCGAGCCGACACCAGGCCGAACCCGCACCGACGGCACCGCGCCCGACGGCTATCTGCACTGCGGACCCAATGGGGCGGGCCACTTCGTGAAGATGGTCCACAACGGCGTGGAGTACGGGATGATGGCCGCCATCGCCGAGGGCCTCAGCATCATCAAGCACGCGGACGCCGGACTCACCAGCCGCACCGTCGACGCCGAGACGGCCCCGCTGCGCGAGCCCGAGGCCTACCCGTACACGATCGACGTGGGCGAAGTCGCCGAGGTGTGGCGGCGTGGCTCGGTTGTCGGCTCCTGGCTGGTCGACCTGGTCGCCGACGCACTGGCCCGCTCGCCGGGGCTCGACCAGTTCGCGGGACGGGTCTCCGACTCCGGCGAGGGCCGCTGGACGGTGCTGGCGGCGGTGGACGAGAGCGTGCCGGCGCCGGTGATCTCCGCGGCGCTGATCCAGCGCTACGAGTCGCGCGGGCTCGGCGAGTTCACCGACAAGGCGCTCTCGGCGATGCGTGGCGAGTTCGGCGGTCACGCCGAGAAGGCGGGGTGAGTGATGTCCGGTCCGGCACACACACAGGAAGAGCACCAGGCCGCGGGCCAGGCGGCCGGGGGGAAGGAGGGCGGGTCGGCGAACGAGACGACGGCCGACCAGCCCGAGAACCGTTCGGCGAGCGGCCTCCAGGTACCCGAGGACCATGTCATCGTGCTGTTCGGCGCCACCGGCGACCTGGCCAAGCGCAAGCTGCTGCCCGGTCTGTTCCACCTCGCCAAGGCCGGGCTGATGCCGACCCGCTACCGCATCGTCGGCACCGCCCCCTCCCAGGCTGCGCTCAGCGACGACGAGTTCCGCAAACACGCACGCGAGGCGGTGGCCGAGTTCGGCAGCTCCAAGCCCGAGGGCGAGGACTGGCACCGGTTCGAGGACACCCTGAGCTTCGGCGCGGAGGACCCCGACGATCCGACACCGCTGCTCGCGGCCGTCAGGAACGCCGAGCAGGCCATCGGGGGATCCCCGCGGCGCCTGTTCCATCTCGCCGTGCCACCGAAGGCATTTCCGTCCGTCATCGAGGTGCTGGGCAAGACCGGTCTCGCCGAGAACGGACGGGTCATCGTGGAGAAGCCGTTCGGAACCGACCTGGCATCGGCCCAGGCCCTGAACGCCACCATCCACTCCGTCTTCGACGAGTCCCGGGTGTTCCGCATCGACCACTTCCTCGGCAAGGAGTCGGTCGACAACATCCTCGCGCTGCGGTTCGCCAACGGCTTCCTGGAGCCGGTCTGGAACCGCGACCACATCAGCCATGTGCAGATCGACGTGCCCGAGAAGCTCAGTATCGAGGGCCGCGCGCAGTTCTTCGAGGGCACCGGCACGTTCCGGGACATGATCGTCACCCATCTCTTCCAGCTGCTCGGCTTCGTGGCGATGGAACCCCCCACCAGCCTCACCGCCAAGGCACTGCGCGACGAGAAGACCAAGGTCTTCGAGACCATGCGGCCACTGGACCCGGAGCATGTCGTCCGCGGCCAGTACGAGGGCTACCGCGACGAGCCCGGGGTGGACCCCCAGTCCGACACCGAGACGTTCGTCGCCCTGCGCGTGGAGCTCGACAACTGGCGGTGGGCCGGAGTGCCGTTCTATCTGCGCTCGGGCAAGTCGCTTGCCGAGGGCCGGCATGTCGTCACCCTCGGGTTCCGCGAACCGGCGCTGCGGATGTTCCCGATCGGCGCCCGCCACTTCGCGGGCGAGCGCCGCAACAACGAGCTGTTGATCGACTTCGCCGACCCCGGCCGGGTCGGCATCCGCTTCCTGGTGAAGGAGCCGGGACCCGCGATGCGCCTGGACGAGGCGGAGATGGTGTTCGACTACGCCGACTCCTTCAACTCGATGTACGCACTCGAAGGCTATGAGCGCCTCATCCTGGACGCGATGCTCGGCGACCAGTCGCTGTTCACCCGCGCCGATGGGATCGAGCGCCTGTGGGCGGCGTCCGCTCCGCTCCTGGAGCACCCCCGCCCGGTGGAGACGTACTCCCCGGGCTCCTGGGGACCCGAGAGCATCGACCGGCTGATCGAGCCGTACCACTGGAGCCTGCCGGACCACCGCTGACGGTCCGACCGCGCCGAGCCGCCGGGGTGTCCACCGCCCGCCCCGGCGGTGAGGGCGCCTTATCCCTGCTGTGTGCGAGTGGGGGAGAACGTCTCCCGGACCGCGTCGAAGTACCTGCGGATTCGGGGACCGGCGGACCGCAACGGACCGAAGCGGTGCGCCCGGGGTCGTACCCGCGACCCCGGGCACACCGCCCCCGCCGCGGACCGCCGGTTTCCCCGAGGGAGCCCACCGGCGGGCGAGTGCCGCAGCCGACGCCGCGCGTGATCCACCGGAGACCACGGGACAGCCCTTAGCCTCGGATGCATGCTCGGTCTACCGGATCACGTTCGCACCTGTCTGTTCGACCTCGACGGTGTGCTCACCCGTACCGCGAAGGTGCACGCCGCCGCGTGGAAGGAGATGTTCGACGACTATCTGCGTACCCGCGCCGAGCGGGAGGGCGTGCCCTTCGAGCCGTTCGACGCCGTCCGCGACTACGACCAGTACGTGGACGGACTGCCCCGTGAGGACGGCGTCCGCACCTTCCTGGCCTCGCGCGGAATCGAACTGGCCGAGGGCACGCCGGACGACGGCCCCGACAAGGAGACCGTGAACGGTCTGGGCACCCGCAAGAACGGGATGGTGCTGCGTCGTATCCACGAACAGGGCGTCGAGGCGTACGAGGGCTCGGTGGCCTACGTACGCGCCGCCCGGGACGCCGGTCTGCACCGCGCGGTGGTCTCCTCCAGCGCCAACTGCCGCGATGTGCTGATCGCCGCCGGCATCGAGGACCTGTTCGAGGAACGTATCGACGGGATCATCGTCCGGGAGCGGCACCTGCGTGGCAAACCCGCCCCCGACACCTATCTGACCGCCGCCCGCGCCTTCGGCGTCGAGCCTGCGGCAGCGGCCGTCTTCGAGGATGCCCTGGCGGGTGTGGAGGCAGGGCGGGCGGGGGGCTTCGGCTTCGTCGTGGGGGTCGACCGGACCGGCCAGGCCGAGGAGCTGGGGCGGCACGGAGCGAACATCGTCGTGGAGGACCTCTCCGAACTGCTGGAGTCGCGTTGATCACCCACTCGGCCTTCGCGGTCGAACCCTGGTGCCTGCGCGAGACCGAGCTGGACCTCGACCTGATCGCCCAGAGCGAGTCGGTGTTCGCCCTGTCCAACGGCCATATCGGCTGGCGCGGCAATCTGGACGAGGGGGAGCCGCACGGACTCCCCGGCTCGTATCTCAACGGTGTGCACGAGCTGCATCCGCTGCCCTACGCGGAGGCCGGATACGGCTATCCCGAGTCCGGCCAGACACTGATCAACATCACCGACGGAAAGATCATCCGTCTGCTGGTGGACGACCACCCCTGCGATCTGCGGTACGGCGAGCTCACCTCGCATGAACGGGTCCTGGACTTCCGTACCGGAGTGCTCTACCGCACCGCCGAGTGGACCACGCCCGCCGGGCGTGCCGTACGCATCACCTCGCAGCGACTGGTGTCCTTCACCCAGCGGGCCATCGCCGCGGTGGCCTACGAAGTGGAGGTGCTCAACGGCAAGTCCACCGTCGCCGTCCAGTCGGAACTCATCGCCAACGAGGCGATCCCGCAGGACACCGGCGATCCGCGGGTCGCCGCGGCGATCGACTCCCCGCTGGAGTCGGAAGAGGACTTCGCTTGCGACACCCGGCTGCGGCTGGTGCACCGGACCAGGAACAGCTGCCAGCGGGTGGCCGCCGGCGCCGATCACATCATCGAGGGCCCCGAGGGGACGAGTTGGTCCGCGGGCAGCGAACCGGACGTCAGCAGACTCACGGTCACCGCCACGCTGGCCCCCGGCACTCGGCTGCGGCTGGTGAAGTTCGTGGGGTACGGCTGGTCGGCGGAGCGCTCGCTGACCGCGCTCCAGGACCAGGTGCACGCCGCCGTGGCCGCGGCCCGCAGCACTGGCTGGGACGGGCTGCTCGCCGAACAGCGCGCCTATCTGGACCACTTCTGGTCCTGCGCGGATGTCGAGGTGGACGGCGACGCGCAGATCCAGCAGGCGGTGCGCTTCGCCCTCTTCCATGTGCTCCAGGCCGCCGCGCGCGGGGAGGAGCGGGCGATCCCGGCCAAGGGCCTGACCGGCACCGGCTACGACGGGCACTCCTTCTGGGACGTGGAGTCCTTCGTGCTGCCGATGCTGACCTACACGGCACCCCAGTCCGTCGCCCCCGTGCTGGCGTGGCGCCACGCCACCCTGCCCGCTGCCCGGGACCGGGCACATCAGCTCGGCTTCCAGGGAGCCGCGTTCCCCTGGCGGACCATCACCGGCGCCGAGTGCTCCGCCTACTGGCCCGCGGGCACCGCCGCGTTCCACATCAACGCCGACATCGCCTACGCCGTGGCCCGCTATGTGAACGCCACCGGTGACGAGGTGTTCGAGCGTGGGCCGGGACTCGAGCTGCTGGTGCACACCGCCCGGCTCTGGCGCTCGCTCGGCCACCACGACGCGGAAGGGGTCTTCCACATCGACGGGGTCACCGGCCCCGACGAGTACAGCGCCATCGCCCGCGACAACCTGTACACCAATCTGATGGCGCGGCGGAACCTGCGGTTCGCTGCCGAGGCGGCTACCCTGCATCCCGACCGTGCCGAGGAACTGGGCGTGGACGAGGAGGAGACGGCCGCCTGGCGGGATGCCGCCGCCCGGATGGCCGTGCCGTACAACGACACGCTCGGGGTGCACGAGCAGTCGGCGGGTTTCACCCGCTTCCAGCGCTGGGACTTCGAGTCGACGGGCCCCGAGCAGTATCCGCTGATGCTGCACTTCCCCTACTTCGACCTCTACCGCAAGCAGGTGGTCAAGCAGGCGGACCTGGTGTTCGCCATGGCGACCTGCGGCGACGACTTCACGGCTGAGCAGAAAGCGCACAACTTCGCCTACTACGAGGCGCTGACCGTGCGGGACTCCTCGCTCTCGGCCTGCTGCCAGGCCGTGCTGGCCGCTGAGACCGGACATCTGCGGCTGGCCTACGACTACCTGGGCGAAGCCGCCCTGATGGACCTGGAGAACCTGGAGCACAACACCCGCGACGGACTGCACATCGCGTCCCTCGCGGGGACCTGGATGGCCCTGGTGATCGGCTTCGGCGGGCTGCGCCACCACCACACCGCGGGGGAGGGCAAGCCGGGCTGTCTCGGATTCGCGCCGAGACTGCCGGAGGCGCTGACCGGTGTGAAGTTCACGGTCCTCATCCGCGGTCGTGCCTTGCGGGTGGACATCCGGCACTCCGGGGCGCACTACACCCTGACGGAGGGGGAGCCGCTCACGTTGCTGCACCATGGTGAGCTGTTCACCGTGAAGGCCGGTGAGCCGATGCGGCTGCCGCTGCCGCCGGCGCCGGTCCAGCCGGAGCCGCAGCAGCCCAAGGGGCGCCGCCCGGCCGACCGGATGGGCGGAATGGAGGCCGTCGGCGGGGAGGCGGGCGGCTGAGCGAAGGCGGGGGCCGAGACTCGGAGGCGGGGTTCGAGCGGAGCCGGGCCGTGGACTTCCCCAAGGAGGAAGTCCACGGCTGCCCCGCCCGCCGCATGCCTACCGCCCGGATCAGCTCCCCGCGATCCGCTCCAGCAGAGCCACCGGCCGATCGGCGAACAGCTCCTCCAGGGATACGCCGTCTTCTCCGCCTACGGCGAACTCCCGTCCAGGACTGAGCAGATCGGCCCACCGGCCCTCCGGAATCGCTAGCGACGTGCCGCCCCAGCCACCCGCCGCGTCCAGCCTCAGCGAGAGCCGGGTCACCGCCGTCACCACCTCGCCCGCGCGGCCGAACGCCAGACAGTGCTCCGCCGCCGGTCCGGTGGCCGCCAGGGCCGTGTAGCCGCCCGATACGCCGAACACCTCGGGCCGCCGGCGCCGCAGCGCCAGCGCCGCACGCGTCAGCTCCGCCTTCTCGTCCGGTGGCCGCTCCCGGAACGGCTCCCGGTTGTCCGGGTCGACCAGGGCCAGATACCGGTGCTCGGTGCCCTGGTACAGCTCGGGCACCCCCGGCATGGTGAGCTGCACCAGCGCCGAGCCCAGGGCGTTCGCCCGGACGTGCTCGTCCAGTCCCCGAGTGAACACCGCCAGGGAGTGCAACGGCGGCCCGGCGGGGCCCGCTGCCACGAACTCCTCCACCGCGCGCTCGTACCCGGGATCGGGCTCGGTCCAGCTGGTGTGCAGCCCCGCCTCCCGAGCGGACTTCAGCAGGGCGGGCCCGATCCGGTCCTCACGCGGGATGCCCAGGCCGAAAGCCGTCTGCCAGCCCACCCACGCCATCTGGCGATCCGGCGCGGCCACCGGCGACAACTCGGTCGCCAGCAACTGCTGCCAGCGCTCCGGGCACTGGGAGAGCACCGCGATCCTGGCCCGTACGTCCGCGCTGCGCTTGGTGTCATGGGTGGACAGCACCGTGCCCGTGGCGGGCCAGTCCCGGGCGATCCGGACACAGTGGGCATGGAAGTCCCCGGGGGACACCGCCGGGTGCTCCGGGTCCCCGCCGACCTCGTTGGCGGACAGC
This DNA window, taken from Streptomyces sp. SCSIO 30461, encodes the following:
- the pgi gene encoding glucose-6-phosphate isomerase, which gives rise to MTATLLRKRPAWQALERHREKIAARDLRSLFADDPVRGERLCAEAAGLYLDYSKHLVTDETMGLLLDLARESRLEHHRDEMFRGDRINVSENRRVLHIALRMPRGSSLTVDGTDVVAEVHGVLDRMAAFSERVRSGQWRGATGKPIRNVVNIGIGGSDLGPVMAYEALRHYTSRDMTFRFVSNVDSTDLVEALHDLSPDETLFIVSSKTFGTLETLTNAHSARDWLVGRLGEEAVARHFAAVSTNAARVAAFGIDTDNMFGFWDWVGGRYSMDSAIGLSTMLAIGPEAFREMLAGFHDMDEHFRTAPLERNLPVLMGLLAVWYADFFGAQTVGVMPYEQYLSRFPAYLQQLTMESNGKHVTLGGERVDYDTGPVYWGEPGTNGQHSFYQLMHQGTRLIPVDLIGFGKSLNPLGDHHDILSSNIFAQAQALAFGRTEEEVRAEGTAPEVVPHRVMEGNRPSTVLLAEKLTPRVLGRLVALYEHNVFTQGTVWNIDSFDQWGVELGKVLAAEIIPELTAEREPELHHDSSTNALIRHYRALKNGHGSGRPNGHGNGHRNGHENGVGHDH
- the gnd gene encoding phosphogluconate dehydrogenase (NAD(+)-dependent, decarboxylating), translating into MTTDTPMQLGMIGLGRMGANLVRRLMRDGHHCVVFDLDTKAVKELEGEGATAATSLQDFVGKLEQPRNIWLMLPAGVVQKTLDELAGLLASGDTVVDGGNSYYRDDMARAQELAPRGIHYVDCGTSGGVWGLERGYCLMIGGDDEAVARLDPIFRTIAPGKGLAEPTPGRTRTDGTAPDGYLHCGPNGAGHFVKMVHNGVEYGMMAAIAEGLSIIKHADAGLTSRTVDAETAPLREPEAYPYTIDVGEVAEVWRRGSVVGSWLVDLVADALARSPGLDQFAGRVSDSGEGRWTVLAAVDESVPAPVISAALIQRYESRGLGEFTDKALSAMRGEFGGHAEKAG
- the zwf gene encoding glucose-6-phosphate dehydrogenase — its product is MSGPAHTQEEHQAAGQAAGGKEGGSANETTADQPENRSASGLQVPEDHVIVLFGATGDLAKRKLLPGLFHLAKAGLMPTRYRIVGTAPSQAALSDDEFRKHAREAVAEFGSSKPEGEDWHRFEDTLSFGAEDPDDPTPLLAAVRNAEQAIGGSPRRLFHLAVPPKAFPSVIEVLGKTGLAENGRVIVEKPFGTDLASAQALNATIHSVFDESRVFRIDHFLGKESVDNILALRFANGFLEPVWNRDHISHVQIDVPEKLSIEGRAQFFEGTGTFRDMIVTHLFQLLGFVAMEPPTSLTAKALRDEKTKVFETMRPLDPEHVVRGQYEGYRDEPGVDPQSDTETFVALRVELDNWRWAGVPFYLRSGKSLAEGRHVVTLGFREPALRMFPIGARHFAGERRNNELLIDFADPGRVGIRFLVKEPGPAMRLDEAEMVFDYADSFNSMYALEGYERLILDAMLGDQSLFTRADGIERLWAASAPLLEHPRPVETYSPGSWGPESIDRLIEPYHWSLPDHR
- a CDS encoding beta-phosphoglucomutase family hydrolase, producing MLGLPDHVRTCLFDLDGVLTRTAKVHAAAWKEMFDDYLRTRAEREGVPFEPFDAVRDYDQYVDGLPREDGVRTFLASRGIELAEGTPDDGPDKETVNGLGTRKNGMVLRRIHEQGVEAYEGSVAYVRAARDAGLHRAVVSSSANCRDVLIAAGIEDLFEERIDGIIVRERHLRGKPAPDTYLTAARAFGVEPAAAAVFEDALAGVEAGRAGGFGFVVGVDRTGQAEELGRHGANIVVEDLSELLESR
- a CDS encoding glycosyl hydrolase family 65 protein; this encodes MITHSAFAVEPWCLRETELDLDLIAQSESVFALSNGHIGWRGNLDEGEPHGLPGSYLNGVHELHPLPYAEAGYGYPESGQTLINITDGKIIRLLVDDHPCDLRYGELTSHERVLDFRTGVLYRTAEWTTPAGRAVRITSQRLVSFTQRAIAAVAYEVEVLNGKSTVAVQSELIANEAIPQDTGDPRVAAAIDSPLESEEDFACDTRLRLVHRTRNSCQRVAAGADHIIEGPEGTSWSAGSEPDVSRLTVTATLAPGTRLRLVKFVGYGWSAERSLTALQDQVHAAVAAARSTGWDGLLAEQRAYLDHFWSCADVEVDGDAQIQQAVRFALFHVLQAAARGEERAIPAKGLTGTGYDGHSFWDVESFVLPMLTYTAPQSVAPVLAWRHATLPAARDRAHQLGFQGAAFPWRTITGAECSAYWPAGTAAFHINADIAYAVARYVNATGDEVFERGPGLELLVHTARLWRSLGHHDAEGVFHIDGVTGPDEYSAIARDNLYTNLMARRNLRFAAEAATLHPDRAEELGVDEEETAAWRDAAARMAVPYNDTLGVHEQSAGFTRFQRWDFESTGPEQYPLMLHFPYFDLYRKQVVKQADLVFAMATCGDDFTAEQKAHNFAYYEALTVRDSSLSACCQAVLAAETGHLRLAYDYLGEAALMDLENLEHNTRDGLHIASLAGTWMALVIGFGGLRHHHTAGEGKPGCLGFAPRLPEALTGVKFTVLIRGRALRVDIRHSGAHYTLTEGEPLTLLHHGELFTVKAGEPMRLPLPPAPVQPEPQQPKGRRPADRMGGMEAVGGEAGG